The following is a genomic window from Caproiciproducens sp. CPB-2.
TAATTGATCTGCACTTCCGCGTACTTGTTTCCCTGTGCGCCGCCCGGCAGGAAATCGGTTAAAATATCGCCGTAAATGGTGTTGTTCAGGTGGCGGTTATAATCCAGGTCGGAATAGCGGATGAGCCTTTCCCCCATTAGCGGAAGGCCGTCCGGCACCGTGATCTTGCCGACGCGGTCCTCCGGCTCGACTTTTTTCCCGGAAAAAATACCGTAATCCAGAAATTTTTTCGGCCGCATCACTTTGTGCGTCACCGGGTCGGCAATGACGGAGGTCTGCATGACGTCAATGATCCTCTCTTCCCCGCTGTAAAACAGGAAATCGCGGTAAAACTGCGCCCCGTTGACCCCGCGCGGATGCGTTTTGATCGTTATTCTCTCGTTATGTACCGGCATTCGTTTGATTCTGGCGCGGTTGGTAATCAGGAGGAATACCATCCCGTCCTCATACATTTTTTCATAGCTCAGCCCCACGAGATCGACATGCTGCTCGCTTGTTTCCTGGCACATGCGCATCAGCACGCTCAGCTTCAAAAGGCGCTGCGCGCCGACCTCGTAGCTGGCGACCCGCACCTCGCGGCAATATTCGTTAATAAGGTCCTTCCGATTCATGTTACACCCTCTGTATCTGTATAAGTAGGGAACGCCCCCTGCGGCGTTTCCCTTTCAGGAGCCCTCAGGGGGAATTCATTCTCGTTTTATCTGACGACTTCGCATCCCATAAACGGACGCAGTACCTCCGGCACGGTCACGCTGCCGTCGGCGTTCTGGTACTGTTCCACAATCGCGGGGATCACGCGGCTGGTCGCAAGTCCGGAAGCGTTCAGCGTATGGACGAACCGAAGCTTTTTGTCCTCTCCCCTGAATTTTACGTTGCCCCTTCTGGCCTGATAGTCCCTCGCGTTGGAGGCGGAGCTGACTTCTTTATAGATTTCCATGCTGGGAATCCAGACCTCGATGTCGTAGGTGCGCGCCATGGAGAACGAGCAGTCGCCCGCGGCGAGCTTGCTCAGGCGGTAATGCAGCCCAAGCTTCTGCACGAGCTTCTCGGCCTTCCCCACCAGCTCGGCGAACGCGTCGTCCGACTGTTCCGGCGTGGTGTACTGCACCATTTCCACCTTATTGAACTGATGCCCGCGGATCATGCCGCGCTCCTCGGAGCGGTAGCTGCCCGCTTCCCTGCGGTAGCACGGGGTATAGGCGATATATTTGCGCGGCAGCTCCTCCGGCGTAAGAACCTCGTCGCGGTGCAGGTTCACCAGCGCGGTTTCCGCCGTGGGCAGCATGAATTTCCTGTCGGTGCTGGTCGGATTCTGAATCCAGTACACCTCGTCGGTGAATTTCGGGAACTGTCCGGCCACATAGCCGCATTCGTAGTTGAGCATGTGCGGGGGCAGCACCAGCTCATAGCCGTCGTTCAGATGCTCGCTGATGAAGAAATTGAGCAGCGCCCATTCCATTCTGGCGCCCATCCCGCGGTAGACCCACGAACCGGCCCCGGCCAGCTTTGCGCCGCGCTGATAGTCGATCATGCCGAGGCTTTCGCACAGCTCGACATGGTTTTTCGGCTCGAAATCAAAGGATGGCTTTTCCTTGTAGAAACGGATGGGCTGGTTGTTTTCCTTGCCGCCCGCCGACAGGTCTTCGTCCGGCATATTCGGCAGGGAAAGCAGCAGGGTTTTCTGTTTCTCCTCCAGCTCCCCGAGCTGCGCGTCGCTCTCTTTGATTTTTTCGGAAAGCGTCTTTAATTCCGCCATGAGAGAAGCGGTGTCCTCACCCGCTTTTTTCATTACGGGAATTTTCTTTGTAGCGGCGTTCTGTTCCGCCTTCATGGATTCCACTTTTCCGGTCACTTCGCGGCGTTCCTCGTCGATTTTGAGGATATCGTCCACCAGCGCGTCCACGTCGATACAGCGTTTTTTCGCTCCCGCTTTTACTTTCTCCGGATTGCTGCGAATCAATTTCATATCCAGCATGTTCTGTTCTCCTTTATATTCCTCTGATTTCTGTATTTCTTTGTTTTTCCACCGTTTTGCTATTCTTTGTTGAAAAGTCCGACCAGGTCGCTCAGATCCTGCTCGCCGTAAAACTCTATCTGCAGGATCCCGCGCTTTTTCGTCCCGGTGACCTGTACCTTCCGGCCCAGATGCTCGTTCAGCGCCAGCTCCACTTCGCTGAAATAGGGAATACGCTTCTTTTCCTTCGGATGCCTGGCGGCGGGCTGTCCGTTTGCCTTTTTAGACATTTTTTCCAGTTCCCTTACGGAAATACCCTGTTCCACCGCCATTTTTGCGGCTTTCAGCATTTCTTCCGGATTCTGGAAGCTCAAAAGGGTCCGGGCATGTCCCGCGGAAAGCGATCCGGACTGTACCAGATCGAGAACCTGCCGCGGCAGGTTCAGCAGCCGGAGCGCGTTCGCCACGGTGGGCCGCGATTTTCCGACCGTCTTTGAAACCTCTTCCTGCGTCATTCCGTAGGTTTCCATCAGCGACTGGTATCCCTGCGCTTCTTCCAGCGGATTCAGGTCCTCGCGCTGAAGGTTCTCGATCAGCGCCAGCTCCATCACCTCGCTGTCGCTCATATCGCGGATGACCGCGGGCACTTCGGCGATCCCCGCCATCCGCGCCGCGCGCCACCGCCGTTCCCCGGCCACGATCTGATATCCCCCGCCGAAAATCGGCCGTACCAGCAGGGGCTGCAGCACCCCGTGCCGGGAAATGGAATCGGCGAGCTCGGCCAGCGCCTCGTCGTTAAAGTCTTTTCTGGGCTGTGCGCGGTTCGGTTCTATCTCACTGATTTTCAGCGCAACCGCCGCGTTGCGGTTCTCGGTGTCGTTTTCCGCGAAGATCGCGTCCAATCCTTTTCCAAGTCCGCCCTTTTTTACTGCCATCGCTCTCCCCCCTTATTCCTGATTGGTCCGAATAATTTCATCCGCCAGCGTATCGTAAGCAAGGGCCCCTCTGGAGCTCTTGTCAAAATACTGGATCGGCCTGCCGAAGCTCGGCGCTTCGGAAAGGCGCACCGCGCGGGGAATCGCCGTTGCAAACACCTTCCTCGGGAAGTATTTCTTGACCTCCTGCACCACCTGCTGGGTCAGGTTCAGCCGCCCGTCGTACATGGTGAGCAGCACGCCCTCGATCTCCAGCTGCCCGTTGTACTGGCGCTTGACGCGCCGCACGGTATTCATCAGCTGGGACAGGCCCTCCAGCGCGTAATATTCACACTGGATCGGAACCAGAAGCGTGTCCGCCACACAGAGCGCGTTGGTCGTGATGATCCCAAGCGAAGGCGGGCAGTCGATAAAGATATAATCGTAATGCTCTCTTAACGGTACCAGCGCGTTTTTCAGGATGGATTCGCGGTGGTCCAGCGTGACCAGTTCAATTTCGGCCGCCGCCAGGTCCATGCTGGACGGAATAATGTCCAGATTGTCAAACTCCGTGTGGATAATCACATCCGGCGCCTTTGCCTCGCCGATCAGCACTTCATAAATGGTGTTTTTCACCGTCCGGCGGTCAACACCCACCCCGCTTGAGGAATTTCCCTGCGGGTCAATATCCACCAGAAGCGTTTTCCTTCCCTTCGTGCCTATCGCGGCGGAAAGGTTGACGGAAGTCGTCGTTTTGCCGACGCCGCCCTTCTGGTTCGCAATCGCTATAATTTTTCCCATTCTTTCCCTCCGGCTGCGGGTTTCTTCCCGCAGAAACACAGTTTTTCCATAAAGTTGTCCCGATTTCGGGGATAAACGGAATAGTAATTTTATTATAGCACTCTTTCCCCGGAAGATAAAGATGTTTCTCCCTTTTTTGCGAATGTTTCATGTGAAACAAAACAGGCCGAACATAGCGTTCGGCCTGCCTTGTGGGAAATGATATAGGGAAATAGGAGTAAACTCTTATACTCAATATTAAGCAGGCTTTTTTCCACCCGTCGCCTGCGCCTTGGGGATACGGACCAAGCATTCAATATATTCGTCCGTTTCGCTTTTCAGCGTCTGCGCATTGATGCCGCTTTGTTTCATCGTTTCAATCGCATGGTTGATCGTATTCAGAAAGACACGCACGTCCTTAATAACCAAAGTGCGTTTGCTTTTCGGTTTTTGGTTTTCTTCCAGAATCTTATCCACAAGATCGTCCGTCTGCTGCACGTTCAGGTGCTTCCCGATAATCTGGGCGAGCACCTTCTCGCGGACTTTCTCCTCTTTAATGCGCAGCAGCGCACGGGCATGCCGCTCGGTCAGCCCGCAGGCGGTAATTTTTTCCCTCTCCTCTTCGGAGAGCTTGAGCAGACGAAGCTTATTCGCAAGCGTGGACTGGCTTTTTCCCAGCCGCAGCGCCGCTTCCTCCTGTGTAACGTCCCACTGTTCGATCAGG
Proteins encoded in this region:
- a CDS encoding ParA family protein; the encoded protein is MGKIIAIANQKGGVGKTTTSVNLSAAIGTKGRKTLLVDIDPQGNSSSGVGVDRRTVKNTIYEVLIGEAKAPDVIIHTEFDNLDIIPSSMDLAAAEIELVTLDHRESILKNALVPLREHYDYIFIDCPPSLGIITTNALCVADTLLVPIQCEYYALEGLSQLMNTVRRVKRQYNGQLEIEGVLLTMYDGRLNLTQQVVQEVKKYFPRKVFATAIPRAVRLSEAPSFGRPIQYFDKSSRGALAYDTLADEIIRTNQE
- a CDS encoding ParB/RepB/Spo0J family partition protein, which codes for MGEKRKVVQINIDSIHPNPAQPRRSFSEQELLELSRSIRTNGLLQPISVRRVKGGYELIAGERRLRACRMAGLPTVACIISDCSAETSAVLAMTENLQRQDLQIFEEAEGIRRLIEQWDVTQEEAALRLGKSQSTLANKLRLLKLSEEEREKITACGLTERHARALLRIKEEKVREKVLAQIIGKHLNVQQTDDLVDKILEENQKPKSKRTLVIKDVRVFLNTINHAIETMKQSGINAQTLKSETDEYIECLVRIPKAQATGGKKPA
- a CDS encoding acyl-[acyl-carrier-protein] thioesterase, coding for MNRKDLINEYCREVRVASYEVGAQRLLKLSVLMRMCQETSEQHVDLVGLSYEKMYEDGMVFLLITNRARIKRMPVHNERITIKTHPRGVNGAQFYRDFLFYSGEERIIDVMQTSVIADPVTHKVMRPKKFLDYGIFSGKKVEPEDRVGKITVPDGLPLMGERLIRYSDLDYNRHLNNTIYGDILTDFLPGGAQGNKYAEVQINYVNESAQGDVLKIYAAKENGRVLMQGVHARGCGFTAAATLLPVGEKA
- a CDS encoding ParB/RepB/Spo0J family partition protein; the protein is MAVKKGGLGKGLDAIFAENDTENRNAAVALKISEIEPNRAQPRKDFNDEALAELADSISRHGVLQPLLVRPIFGGGYQIVAGERRWRAARMAGIAEVPAVIRDMSDSEVMELALIENLQREDLNPLEEAQGYQSLMETYGMTQEEVSKTVGKSRPTVANALRLLNLPRQVLDLVQSGSLSAGHARTLLSFQNPEEMLKAAKMAVEQGISVRELEKMSKKANGQPAARHPKEKKRIPYFSEVELALNEHLGRKVQVTGTKKRGILQIEFYGEQDLSDLVGLFNKE
- the serS gene encoding serine--tRNA ligase, which translates into the protein MLDMKLIRSNPEKVKAGAKKRCIDVDALVDDILKIDEERREVTGKVESMKAEQNAATKKIPVMKKAGEDTASLMAELKTLSEKIKESDAQLGELEEKQKTLLLSLPNMPDEDLSAGGKENNQPIRFYKEKPSFDFEPKNHVELCESLGMIDYQRGAKLAGAGSWVYRGMGARMEWALLNFFISEHLNDGYELVLPPHMLNYECGYVAGQFPKFTDEVYWIQNPTSTDRKFMLPTAETALVNLHRDEVLTPEELPRKYIAYTPCYRREAGSYRSEERGMIRGHQFNKVEMVQYTTPEQSDDAFAELVGKAEKLVQKLGLHYRLSKLAAGDCSFSMARTYDIEVWIPSMEIYKEVSSASNARDYQARRGNVKFRGEDKKLRFVHTLNASGLATSRVIPAIVEQYQNADGSVTVPEVLRPFMGCEVVR